Proteins from a genomic interval of Colletotrichum higginsianum IMI 349063 chromosome 6, whole genome shotgun sequence:
- a CDS encoding SNF2 super family protein produces MPRQAQQNPIVISDEETASEIDQPQPSSGKALGKRKIDVDFEEKEVWDADSDLELLPKPKKRRGQRAPASKGKKDKTKTKIKGTGTGRPSRKSAFAKLDIDDTEEPDDLDVAEAPDYLKERRKKFDQNRERLQDAGLLLPPDYFDVVFSDDDRLDVLERRPKFEESTKIKPCRPYEEVELEYSAGIIPASIAQYLREYQIVGVKFLHRLFVYQRGGILGDDMGLGKTVQVATFLTAAFGKTADERDRKRLKKIRDVSGRWYPRILIICPGSIIENWKNELNRWGWWKVDVFHGAGKEDVLSTAKAGRTEIMITTYTTYKNHKSLVNTVKWDAVIADECHQMKERSSETAKAMNDVNALCRIGLTGTAIQNKYEELWTLLNWTNPGHFGTLGEWNNTITKPLTRGQSHDATLNQLRDARVTARKLVTNLLPGFFLRRMKTLIAHQLPKKSDRVVFCPLTEQQQEAYKNFINRPDVELLRTLSNPCECGSGVGQGWCCRKTLDDGTSWQSIIFPCVTTLQKLSNHLTLLIPAGGGEQDEKQKREMRTLQTCCPESWHQLYANRDAIMNLANPEFCGKWKVLKKLLKFWHDSGDKVLVFSHSVRLLRILQHLFHNTSYSVTYLDGSVTYEDRQKAVDDFNSDPTQFVFLISTKAGGVGLNITSANKVVIVDPHWNPSYDLQAQDRAYRIGQVRDVDVFRLVSTGTIEEIVYGRQIYKQQQANIGYTASSERRYFKGVQQDSERKGEIFGLENLFTYRENQLVIRDIVNKTNIAEAKAGTGIAMTTVDMEKLAKEEKVELAPLKQQPSLDSEDGDTGQLATFLAAKKSNADGSEKAQQAKSDAVQAILSAAGVEYTHENSEVIGTSKVEEQLSRKAEMAASSDVDGEGDSALFADSQVFDEQAQKLKGFSYMYNPPEDVMRRQFCSMAREFGFATATEFALVVGSWTQAQRRNCLEAFYKIREGKLLAEETVKAEMQAEELAAKEDSPRPKDEVKEELGVKVEERKDNVMVVDNNAETEEEDDEDAVKEEGVKEEPEMVKLETEVVSKRTSVFIYDTDDDGTDEL; encoded by the coding sequence ATGCCCCGTCAGGCCCAGCAGAACCCCATCGTTATTTCCGACGAGGAAACTGCATCAGAAATCGACCAACCTCAGCCCTCAAGCGGAAAAGCCCTAGGCAAACGCAAAATCGACGTCGATTTCGAAGAGAAAGAAGTGTGGGACGCAGATTCCGACCTTGAGCTGCTccccaagcccaagaagcGGAGAGGCCAGCGTGCTCCCGCTAgcaaggggaaaaaagacaAGACCAAGACTAAGATCAAGGGCACGGGTACGGGCAGACCGTCCAGGAAAAGCGCTTTTGCCAAGCTAGACATCGATGACACCGAGGAGCCTGACGACCTCGATGTCGCCGAAGCGCCGGATTACCTGAAGGAGCGCAGGAAAAAGTTCGATCAAAACCGCGAAAGGTTGCAGGATGCCGGCCTTCTACTGCCGCCCGACTAtttcgacgtcgtcttctctGACGATGATCGACTGGACGTCCTGGAACGCCGACCCAAGTTCGAAGAGAGCACCAAGATCAAGCCCTGCCGGCCTTACGAAGAAGTCGAGCTCGAGTATTCGGCAGGAATCATACCTGCTTCCATCGCGCAGTATCTACGCGAGTACCAGATCGTCGGCGTCAAGTTTCTGCATCGTCTTTTCGTTTACCAGAGAGGTGGCATACTCGGGGATGACATGGGTCTCGGGAAGACGGTGCAGGTTGCCACCTTTCTCACCGCGGCCTTTGGGAagaccgccgacgagcgtGACCGGAAACGTTTGAAGAAGATCCGTGATGTATCCGGTCGCTGGTATCCGAGAATCTTGATCATCTGTCCGGGATCCATCATCGAAAACTGGAAGAACGAACTGAACCGTTGGGGCTGGTGGAAGGTCGACGTCTTCCACGGCGCAGGGAAAGAGGACGTGCTCTCCACTGCGAAGGCGGGCCGGACAGAAATCATGATCACGACCTATACGACGTACAAAAATCACAAGAGCTTGGTAAACACAGTCAAATGGGatgccgtcatcgccgacgaaTGCCACCAAATGAAGGAAAGGAGCTCCGAGACTGCCAAGGCGATGAACGACGTGAACGCGCTCTGCCGCATCGGTTTGACGGGCACGGCCATTCAGAACAAGTACGAAGAGCTATGGACTCTGTTGAACTGGACAAATCCAGGCCATTTCGGGACCTTGGGAGAATGGAacaacaccatcaccaagCCACTGACGCGAGGCCAGTCTCACGATGCAACCTTGAATCAATTACGAGATGCCCGGGTCACTGCCAGGAAGCTTGTCACTAACCTGCTCCCCGGATTTTTCCTGCGCCGAATGAAAACCTTGATAGCACATCAGCTACCCAAGAAGAGTGACCGAGTCGTCTTTTGCCCGCTCACCGAGCAGCAACAGGAAGCATACAAGAACTTCATCAATAGGCCTGATGTCGAGCTTCTTCGTACCCTTTCGAATCCCTGCGAATGCGGGTCGGGTGTTGGTCAAGGCTGGTGCTGTCGGAAGACGCTCGACGACGGAACGTCGTGGCAGTCAATTATCTTCCCCTGTGTCACAACGCTACAAAAGCTGTCGAACCACCTCACCCTTCTAATCCCTGCCGGGGGAGGCGAGCAAGATGAAAAGCAAAAAAGAGAGATGCGCACACTGCAGACCTGTTGTCCGGAGTCGTGGCACCAACTATACGCGAACAGAGACGCGATCATGAATCTGGCCAACCCCGAATTCTGTGGCAAATGGAAGGTTTTAAAGAAGCTGCTCAAGTTCTGGCACGACAGCGGCGACAAAGTCCTGGTCTTCTCGCACAGCGTCCGGCTGCTTCGGATTTTGCAGCACCTGTTCCACAACACCAGCTACAGCGTCACGTATCTGGATGGTTCGGTGACGTACGAGGACAGGCAAAAGGCCGTAGACGACTTCAACTCCGACCCGACTCAGTTTGTTTTTTTGATTTCGACCAAGGCCGGCGGTGTGGGCCTGAATATCACTTCGGCAAACAAGGTGGTGATTGTTGACCCTCACTGGAACCCCTCGTACGATCTCCAGGCCCAGGACCGAGCGTATCGCATTGGCCAGGTGCGGGATGTCGACGTCTTCCGGCTGGTCTCGACCGGCACTATCGAGGAGATTGTCTACGGCAGGCAGATTTACAAACAGCAGCAGGCCAACATCGGCTACACGGCGTCGTCGGAGCGCCGGTACTTCAAAGGTGTCCAGCAGGACTCTGAACGCAAGGGAGAGATCTTTGGGTTGGAGAACCTCTTCACGTATCGCGAAAACCAGCTCGTGATCCGTGATATTGTCAACAAGACCAACATTGCCGAGGCAAAAGCAGGAACGGGCATCGCAATGACCACGGTCGACATGGAGAAGCTTGCAAAGGAGGAGAAAGTGGAACTCGCCCCCTTGAAGCAACAACCATCCCTGGACTCTGAAGACGGTGACACGGGCCAGCTCGCCACGTTCCTGGCCGCTAAAAAGTCCAATGCCGATGGCTCCGAGAAAGCCCAGCAGGCCAAGAGTGATGCTGTCCAGGCCATCctgtcggcggcgggtgtCGAGTACACGCACGAAAACTCGGAAGTGATTGGGACGTCCAAAGTCGAGGAGCAGCTGTCCCGCAAGGCGGAAATGGCGGCCAGCTCTGACgtggacggagagggcgacAGCGCCTTGTTCGCAGACAGCCAGGTGTTTGACGAGCAGGCGCAGAAGCTGAAAGGGTTCTCGTACATGTACAACCCCCCGGAGGATGTCATGCGACGGCAATTTTGCTCCATGGCACGGGAATTCGgcttcgcgaccgcgacGGAGTTCGCTCTGGTAGTCGGCAGCTGGACGCAGGCCCAGAGGCGGAATTGCCTCGAGGCGTTTTACAAGATTCGCGAGGGCAAGCTGCTAGCTGAGGAGACAGTCAAGGCGGAGATGCAGGCCGAGGAACTGGCTGCCAAAGAGGattcgccgaggccgaaagATGAGGTCAAAGAGGAGTTGGGGGTGAAGGTCGAGGAGAGGAAGGACAACGTCATGGTCGTTGACAATAACGCTGAaaccgaggaggaagacgatgaggacgcTGTCAAGGAAGAAGGGGTCAAGGAGGAACCCGAGATGGTAAAGCTAGAGACTGAGGTAGTCTCAAAGAGGACGTCGGTCTTCATCTACGAtacggacgacgacggtacGGATGAGCTTTGA
- a CDS encoding glycosyl transferase family 8: protein MSDGRRAVESDKVWTTLITNLDYLPGLLTLNHSLVKSGSAYPLVALYTDSFPPEGLAALERRRIPAQRIEYLLPTKGRDYSNDPRFYDCWSKLSPFSLTQYSRVVQLDSDMLVLRNMDELMELDLDDGDFAAQQTPGAAIGGSPRNPSSPGSPSLEDLAVKNPSTRVFAAGHACVCNPLKKPHYPADWTPANCAFTTQHADPDAAQRTSPDPVTQSPLGFMNGGLQVVNPSKKLFEQIVRHMELGAMDMDFADQSLLSDLYRGRWVALPYVYNALKTMRWDGVHADIWRDAEVKNVHYILAPKPWDEIDADTGEWTGTEESHRWWVDFNRERKAGEKARGVDDRF from the exons ATGTCGGACGGGAGACGCGCCGTCGAGTCGGACAAGG TCTGGACAaccctcatcaccaacctcgaCTATCTCCCCGGCCTCCTCACCCTCAACCACTCCCTCGTCAAGTCCGGCTCGGCGTaccccctcgtcgccctctaCACAGACTCCTTCCCGCccgagggcctcgccgccctcgagcgccgccgcaTCCCCGCCCAGCGCATCGAGTACCTCCTCCCCACAAAGGGCCGCGACTACTCCAATGACCCGCGCTTCTACGACTGCTGGAGCAAgctctcccccttctccctgACCCAGTACTCCCGCGTCGTCCAGCTCGACTCCGACATGCTCGTCCTCCGCAACATGGACGAGCTGATGgaactcgacctcgacgacggcgacttcGCCGCCCAGCAGACCCCCGGTGCCGCCATTGGCGGGTCCCCCAGGAACCCTTCCTCCCCGGGTTCCCCGtccctcgaggacctcgccgtcAAGAACCCGAGCACCcgcgtcttcgccgccggccacgcCTGCGTCTGCAACCCGCTCAAGAAGCCCCATTACCCGGCCGACTGGACCCCGGCCAACTGCGCCTTCACTACCCAGCACGCTGACCCGGACGCCGCCCAGCGCACCTCGCCCGACCCCGTCACCCAGTCGCCCCTGGGCTTCATGAACGGCGGCCTGCAGGTCGTGAACCCCTCCAAGAAGCTGTTCGAGCAGATCGTCCGGCACATGGAGCTGGGCGCCATGGACATGGACTTCGCCGACCAGAGCCTGCTGTCCGACCTGTACCGCGGCCGCTGGGTCGCCCTGCCCTACGTCTACAACGCGCTCAAGACGATGCGCTGGGACGGCGTCCACGCCGACATCTggcgcgacgccgaggtgAAGAACGTGCACTACATCCTGGCCCCCAAGCCCTGGGACGAGATCGACGCCGACACGGGCGAGTGGACCGGCACCGAGGAGTCGCACCGCTGGTGGGTCGACTTCAAcagggagaggaaggcggGCGAGAAGGCGAGGGGGGTCGACGACCGGTTTTGA
- a CDS encoding ATG C terminal domain-containing protein has translation MATIFQSFRSSTLSKRLLIYALRRLELLDEETLDMENLQFALGRTTTAEFKDVGVRLKKLERLLQLPTSFQIQKAKVLKLNVTVPVDFYTSPIIIEIDGVDVRLKVSTAGEDNKSKAAATAAATSNEDESKGLPNTINLAESFLNEDAALKDTKLADEKRRLEDALAAETQDLGGSTLSESSTSDDGSQFGTGQALSLPGFLAGFLQGIVDRIQVRIRGVTFQLDVEVPVEPNSTTPELVTFQLALDRIDVEGVTAEAHDDEGAPTIVPKDGKRHIALCKIRAYLISEANVFSQFARSSSVSSPAVSQSPSFSERASASRHSSFRPTMQDSYLSDSADLSEVDDALLQDSEDAFNIPYDFSSQTEEPVEEEEANTPRASIYQDFSPRGHFPMSQSTVVGDDDRAAPWASFQREARSEPSLQPIEGMQTADLLDFGTPEASQHSSATGHSSSPGAGEDLAQSHLFTHEEAESMYMSAFSQAEPQPEGPRMPGGWDADPSPEASPQVKKASPVPRKPSPPAFEAAPDIPESATPKYHDAPASPRPKTPPSKIESSEPSFEDAREPKQSPPRIPEEDEPRDHLADTPAQADDVATPRGPTRLVKELVSLQNISLYVPSLHQHQHVHAPLDAQASVLSHNAASTGLARSVAPQVPGAFSVYSTSPGMRSSFVPRSPGLAMTEPDSDGPLEVQISPLEIRFDASLAYLLAVVVGKLLDALKGNAGSTPTPKTTGTAKGQQESTIPDIKVVFEKISLHFLHQLGGVADTAERILGSPRLQLQPEILLRTDLDNLSVSLKNSKKSIETTVDLEKFRFGYAKDDIISFDQSLQMRASVMDKFPSAGSDISVKVIKLSDSIRTEVTTLPLLVQLDLQRLDETFSWFGGLSSFLNMSSSMSSSASPSVRSPVPPPPKPRGVRFDAPINPDDKSASAENKIDMRIGGFNLELKGKECSVGLETSAVKMVSRELGIGFAISKVRLAGPYMRYSRGEPPISADIGGVRFEYLATPKDKDLERLLELIIPSKAKFDQGDDEIMVDTLLRQRRKGGVLRVTFDQFSVRVDRMDQLNCLPVLGDEVARLATVAKYLPEDDRPGILLLAEVKELAAVVDFGGKLGVLNANLRNFEVAQITVPSLVAFGVHAISVNRNHREDLVSSSTTLPPGTLTQGPVLMVRMIGDEMEPVIKIKMRDVTIDYRVPTIMDVLGLADDATPQDFEASLAASVANFGEQAHTALAGKKSQTTTRLPDPARPNSKPMTVDLVLRDCLIGLNPLNLPSKLLIALTDARFQVVLPKDVDTTASLDLNKASILLIDDVANVGASSTVNRRQSADMSSQQVSRLVSQGFVSICYISSAKAVVKVSETPEDGEKHVDIELRDDLLVLETCADSTQTLITLANALTPPTPPSKENKYRTSVVPVQDLLASISEEAFGKAEGDYDFDKDFELAQELGGSDEYDVASDSSPLQIDSRYYGDAGGPSEPLFDAEGSITSNATTTQDTHDGVLLTSFNASASHHSDDSSDLVIHEHFFDKGPETDGRAQVWNSSKNSYDRAPKELVRRSPLRVSVRDVHVIWNLFDGYDWERTRDVISKAVQDVENKAYERRRRSDRAVFEDDAEEDETVIGDFLFNSIYIGISTKQDPRELAQMVNQELNDNATETESLATTAFTTTTSRAGGSRPKKRLRLNRSKHHKITFELQGVNVDLIAFPPESGETQSSIDVRIQTLDVFDHVPTSTWKKFATYDQDAGEREMGTSMVHLELLNVKPQLDLAASEMVLRVTVLPLRLHVDQDALDFITRFFEFKDDSAPVHSSTSDVPFLQRVEVHDIPVKLDFKPKRVDYAGLKSGRTTEFMNFIILDEARMTLRHTIIYGVSGFDRMGKILNDIWMPDVKGTQLAGVLAGLAPVRGIVNIGSGFKELIEVPMREYKKDGRIVRSIGKGAAAFARTTGTEMVKFGAKLAIGTQYALQGAEGLLNKPQADNTWEEADLDPEEKKQISLYAEQPTGVIQGLRGGYSSLTRDLNMARDAIIAVPGEVMDSQSAQGLAKAVWKRAPTIIFRPAIGATKVIGQTLMGATNSLDPQNRRRAEEVSDKRINPPLNEMKSD, from the exons ATGGCGACGATATTCCAGAGCTTCCGAAGCTCGACCCTGTCGAAGCGTCTGCTCATCTACGCTCTGCGGCGTCTGGAgctcctggacgaggagacgCTGGACATGGAAAACCTGCAGTTCGCCCTCGGCAGAACCACCACGGCCGAGTTCAAGGATGTCGGAGTGCGCCTCAAG AAACTCGAGCGACTCCTGCAACTCCCCACCTCGTTCCAGATTCAAAAAGCAAAAGTGCTAAAGCTCAACGTCACGGTCCCCGTCGATTTCTACACGAGCCCTATCATTATTGAGattgatggcgtcgacgtgcGTCTAAAGGTGTCCACCGCCGGCGAAGACAACAAGAGCAAggcggccgccaccgccgccgcaacaTCAAATGAAGACGAGTCCAAGGGACTGCCGAACACCATCAACCTCGCCGAGTCGTTCCTCAACGAGGATGCTGCTTTGAAAGATACCAAACTGGCCGACGAGaagaggaggttggaggaTGCCTTGGCCGCCGAAACGCAGGACCTCGGCGGTTCGACCTTGAGCGAGAGCTCCACGAGCGACGACGGGAGTCAGTTCGGCACAGGCCAGGCGCTGTCGCTCCCAGGGTTTCTGGCCGGCTTCCTCCAGGGCATCGTCGATCGTATCCAGGTCCGTATCCGGGGGGTCACCTTCCAGCTGGATGTCGAGGTCCCTGTCGAGCCCAACTCGACAACGCCTGAGCTGGTCACTTTCCAGCTCGCCCTCGATCGCATAGATGTCGAAGGCGTCACTGCGGAGGcgcacgacgacgagggcgcgcCGACGATAGTGCCAAAGGACGGTAAACGTCACATTGCCTTGTGCAAGATCCGGGCCTACCTGATATCAGAGGCGAACGTTTTTTCCCAGTTTGCGCGCTCTTCTTCCGTCTCGTCACCCGCCGTCTCGCAGTCTCCGTCGTTCAGCGAGCGCGCTTCCGCATCCAGACACAGCTCCTTCCGACCGACTATGCAGGACAGTTATCTTTCCGATTCAGCGGACCTCTCCGAAGTTGACGATGCGCTCCTGCAGGACAGCGAAGATGCGTTTAACATACCGTACGACTTTTCTAGCCAGACGGAGGAACctgtcgaggaggaggaagcgaATACACCCAGGGCCTCGATATACCAGGACTTttctcctcgaggccatTTTCCAATGTCCCAGTCCACCGTCGTGGGAGATGATGACCGTGCTGCGCCGTGGGCGAGCTTCCAGCGGGAGGCGAGATCAGAGCCCTCGCTCCAGCCCATTGAGGGCATGCAGACAGCCGATCTGCTGGACTTTGGAACACCCGAAGCATCGCAGCACTCAAGCGCGACAGGCCACAGCTCGAGTCCTGGGGCAGGCGAGGATTTGGCGCAGTCGCACCTGTTCACccacgaggaggccgagagcaTGTATATGAGTGCCTTTTCTCAAGCCGAGCCACAGCCAGAAGGACCAAGGATGCCAGGCGGCTGGGATGCGGATCCGAGCCCGGAAGCCTCACCTCAAGTCAAGAAGGCGAGTCCAGTGCCGCGCAAACCGTCACCACCCGCGTTCGAGGCAGCTCCAGATATCCCCGAGTCAGCGACCCCCAAGTATCACGATGCACCTGCATCTCCGCGGCCAAAGACACCGCCATCGAAAATCGAGTCTTCCGAGCCCAGCTTTGAAGATGCGCGGGAGCCAAAGCAGTCTCCTCCACGGATccccgaagaagacgaaccAAGGGATCATCTGGCAGATACACCCGCGCAGGCGGACGATGTGGCGACCCCGAGAGGACCTACCAGATTGGTGAAGGAGCTTGTGTCTCTCCAGAACATATCGCTATACGTCCCATCACtacaccagcaccagcatgTACATGCGCCACTTGATGCACAAGCCTCTGTTCTGAGCCACAATGCGGCGTCAACCGGTCTTGCCAGATCAGTTGCGCCTCAAGTCCCGGGAGCCTTCTCAGTGTACTCTACGTCACCAGGAATGAGGTCAAGCTTCgtgccgaggtcgccgggACTCGCTATGACCGAGCCAGACAGTGATGGGCCTCTGGAGGTACAAATCTCCCCTCTGGAGATCCGTTTCGATGCCTCGCTGGCGTAcctccttgccgtcgtcgttggcaaGTTGCTCGATGCGTTGAAGGGCAATGCCGGCTCTACTCCTACCCCGAAGACGACTGGGACTGCAAAGGGACAGCAGGAGTCCACAATACCTGACATCAAAGTCGTATTCGAGAAGATCTCGCTCCATTTTCTCCACCAACTTGGCGGTGTTGCCGACACTGCGGAAAGAATTCTGGGTTCTCCGAGATTGCAGCTACAGCCAGAGATTCTTCTCCGCACCGATCTCGACAACCTGAGCGTGTCGCTCAAGAACTCCAAGAAATCCATCGAAACGACAGTGGACCTTGAAAAGTTCCGCTTTGGCTATGCGAAAGATGACATCATCTCGTTTGACCAAAGCCTCCAGATGCGTGCTTCTGTCATGGACAAATTCCCTTCGGCCGGCTCAGATATATCTGTCAAGGTGATAAAGCTATCTGACTCGATTCGTACAGAAGTCACAACCTTGCCATTGCTGGTGCAACTCGATCTACAAAGACTAGATGAGACATTCAGTTGGTTTGGTGGCCTGAGTAGTTTCCTGAACATGAGCTCTTCCATGTCATCAAGCGCCTCCCCATCCGTCAGGTCGCCagtgccgccgcctccaaagCCCCGTGGAGTTCGCTTCGACGCGCCGATCAACCCAGATGACAAGTCAGCATCGGCCGAAAACAAGATTGACATGCGGATTGGAGGCTTCAATCTCGAACTAAAGGGCAAGGAGTGCAGCGTTGGCTTGGAGACCAGTGCCGTTAAGATGGTGAGCCGAGAACTGGGCATCGGCTTTGCGATCAGCAAAGTTCGACTCGCTGGACCTTACATGAGATACTCTCGAGGCGAACCGCCTATTTCGGCGGATATTGGAGGTGTGCGCTTCGAGTACCTCGCAACGCCAAAGGACAAGGATCTCGAAAGGCTTCTCGAGCTCATCATCCCTTCCAAGGCCAAATTTGACCAGGGCGACGATGAAATCATGGTGGACACGCTTCTACGGCAACGGCGCAAGGGCGGCGTCCTGCGAGTCACATTTGATCAGTTCAGCGTCAGGGTCGACCGGATGGATCAACTGAACTGCCTTCCCGTCCTGGGAGATGAGGTGGCGCGACTCGCAACCGTTGCTAAGTATCTTCCGGAAGACGACCGCCCTGGCATCCTCCTTTTAGCCGAAGTCAAGGAGCTGGCTGCGGTTGTCGATTTTGGCGGAAAGCTCGGCGTGCTGAACGCGAACCTCCGAAACTTCGAGGTCGCTCAGATTACGGTGCCGTCGCTGGTGGCATTCGGCGTGCATGCTATCTCTGTGAATCGAAACCACCGAGAGGACCTCGTGAGTTCATCGACGACATTGCCGCCCGGAACGCTCACCCAAGGGCCCGTGCTCATGGTACGCATGATTGGAGATGAGATGGAGCCGGTGATTAAAATCAAGATGCGCGATGTGACGATTGATTACCGTGTGCCGACGATCATGGACGTCCTTGGGCTTGCAGACGATGCTACGCCTCAAGACTTCGAAGCCAGCCTCGCCGCTTCTGTGGCCAATTTCGGCGAGCAAGCACACACTGCTCTGGCCGGCAAGAAGTCTCAGACCACGACTCGGCTGCCAGATCCTGCTCGACCTAACAGTAAGCCTATGACGGTCGACCTGGTTCTTCGCGATTGCTTAATCGGCCTAAACCCCCTGAACCTGCCCTCGAAACTTCTCATCGCCCTGACTGATGCCCGGTTCCAAGTGGTGCTCCCTAAGGACGTGGATACCACGGCAAGTCTGGACTTAAACAAGGCCTCGATCTTGCTCATCGACGATGTGGCTAACGTAGGTGCGAGCTCAACTGTCAACCGTCGGCAGTCGGCCGACATGTCGTCCCAGCAGGTATCTCGACTGGTTTCGCAAGGGTTCGTAAGCATCTGCTATATATCGTCGGCCAAAGCGGTCGTGAAGGTGTCGGAAACCCCGGAAGACGGTGAAAAGCATGTCGACATCGAGCTCCGTGATGACCTGCTTGTGCTGGAGACATGCGCCGACTCGACGCAGACGCTCATTACCCTGGCCAATGCATTAacgccgcccacgccgcccAGCAAGGAGAACAAGTATCGAACCTCGGTTGTTCCCGTGCAGGATCTGTTGGCTTCGATCTCAGAGGAGGCGTTCGGCAAGGCGGAAGGGGATTACGACTTTGACAAGGACTTCGAGCTTGCCCAAgagctgggcggcagcgacgagTACGATGTGGCGAGCGACAGCAGCCCGTTGCAAATCGATTCGCGCTACTACGGGGATGCCGGCGGCCCCTCGGAGCCGCTCTTTGACGCAGAGGGCTCAATCACGTCGAATGCCACAACCACTCAAGACACCCACGACGGAGTGCTGCTGACCAGCTTCAACGCGAGCGCATCTCACCATTCCGATGACAGCAGCGACCTTGTGATCCACGAGCACTTCTTCGACAAGGGACCCGAGACCGACGGTAGAGCCCAGGTCTGGAACTCGTCCAAGAACAGCTACGACAGAGCGCCGAAGGAGCTCGTCAGGAGGAGCCCGCTTCGAGTCTCGGTTCGCGACGTGCACGTCATCTGGAATCTTTTTGACGGCTACGACTGGGAGCGCACCCGGGACGTGATCTCGAAGGCCGTGCAGGACGTGGAGAACAAGGCGTAtgagcgccgccggcgatcGGATCGCGCCGTGttcgaagacgacgccgaagaggaTGAGACTGTCATTGGCGACTTCTTGTTCAATTCGATCTACATTGGCATCTCAACCAAGCAAGATCCCCGAGAGCTTGCGCAAATGGTTAACCAAGAGTTGAACGACAATGCGACCGAGACCGAGTCTCTTGCGACCACGGCTTTCACCACGACAACGAGCCGAGCGGGCGGTTCCAGGCCCAAGAAGAGACTGAGACTGAATCGAAGCAAGCACCACAAAATCACGTTTGAGCTGCAGGGAGTCAACGTCGATCTGATTGCCTTCCCTCCTGAGTCTGGCGAGACGCAGAGTTCCATCGATGTTCGAATTCAGACCCTGGACGTCTTTGACCACGTcccgacgtcgacatggaAGAAGTTTGCCACGTACGAccaagacgccggcgagcgGGAGATGGGCACCAGCATGGTCCACCTGGAACTGCTCAACGTGAAGCCCCAGCTGGACCTGGCGGCCTCGGAGATGGTGTTGAGAGTCACGGTGCTGCCTCTTCGACTCCACGTCGACCAGGACGCCCTCGACTTTATCACACGATTCTTCGAGTTCAAGGACGACAGTGCTCCTGTTCATAGTTCTACCAGCGACGTGCCGTTCCTCCAGCGTGTCGAGGTCCACGACATCCCCGTCAAGCTGGACTTCAAGCCCAAACGGGTTGACTATGCAGGGCTGAAGTCGGGGCGGACCACGGAGTTTATGAACTTCATCATCCTAGACGAAGCGCGCATGACGTTGCGGCATACCATTATCTATGGCGTCTCGGGCTTTGACAGAATGGGCAAGATTCTCAACGACATCTGGATGCCGGACGTCAAGGGCACCCAGCTGGCCGGTGTCCTGGCCGGTCTCGCGCCGGTCCGCGGCATTGTCAACATCGGTAGCGGTTTCAAGGAGCTCATTGAGGTGCCCATGAGGGAGTACAAGAAGGATGGCCGCATCGTGCGCAGCATCGGCAAGGGCGCGGCGGCCTTTGCTCGCACTACCGGCACGGAGATGGTCAAGTTCGGAGCCAAACTGGCCATCGGAACCCAGTATGCGCTTCAGGGGGCCGAGGGTCTTTTGAACAAGCCGCAGGCCGACAACACCTGGGAGGAGGCCGATCTCGATCcagaggagaagaagcagatcTCGCTGTACGCGGAGCAGCCGACGGGGGTGATCCAGGGGCTGCGCGGCGGTTACTCGAGCCTGACGAGAGACCTGAACATGGCCCGCGATGCCATCATTGCGGTCCCGGGTGAGGTCATGGACAGCCAGAGCGCGCAGGGGCTCGCAAAGGCAGTATGGAAGCGGGCACCGACCATCATCTTCCGACCAGCCATTGGGGCTACCAAGGTGATTGGACAGACGTTGATGGGCGCGACGAACAGCCTGGATCCTCAGAACAGGCGTAGAGCTGAAGAAGTGAGTGACAAACGCATCAACCCTCCCCTCAACGAGATGAAGAGTGACTGA